Sequence from the Maribellus comscasis genome:
TGAACCAGATTGGTATTGCCAGGCAAAACGAAACAAATGCACAGTTAACCTACGAGATTAACCAGGAACGTTATGAAAATGGTGATCTGACAGGTATGGATTTAAATCTCTATCAGCAACAGCTTTCCGAAATGAAGGTAGCTTACGCACAAGCTTTAATAAATTATAAAATTGAACTTTTAAATCTGAAAATACAAAGCTTGTATGATTTTCAAACAAACGAGGCAATTATACCAACCGAGTTATATATAAATGAAGAAAAATAAACCAGGAAAAATCAAACAAAAATGAAAAATATAAAATTACTATTCATGTTGGGAATTGTCGCAGTGATAATTTCCTGTAACAATCAATCGCAAAATACTGACACTGAACTGGCTTCTCCGGTGTCGGTAGAGAATGTTAAGCTCGGAGGTATAATGCAATTTATAAACACTACCGGAACAGCAAACGCAAAATCAGAAACAACGTTAAGTACCGAAATGAGCGGAAAATATCGTGTGATGACAAATCCGCAAACAGGTAGACCTTTTAAACTTGGTGATAGAGTTAAAGAAGGCCAGGTAATTGTCCGTCTTGAAGATAAAGAGTATGAAAACAGTGTGGCTATCGAATCAGCGAAATTAAATCTTGAAATTTCAGAGGATGAATACAACAAACAAAAATCACTATATGAAAAAGGTGGCGTAACGCTTTATGAGCTTCGGAATTCCGAAGTATCAAAAACCACCGCGCAATACAATTACGAAAATGCTCAGCTGCAACTGGCCAAAATGAATGTGGTTGCACCTTTTGGCGGTGTTATCGTTGACCTTCCTTATTATACAGCAGGAACACTGGTTCCATCAGGAACAGAAGTAGTTAGTTTGATGAGTTACAACAAAATGTATCTCGAAATAAATCTTCCTGAAAAAAATATTTCAGACGTTAAGATTGGGCAGGAAGCTTTGATTACCAATTACACACTTAGCGAAGATACACTAATCGGGCATATATCTGAGCTTTCACCCATTATCAGCACTGAAACAAGAACATTCAAAGGTGTTCTTGAAATTGACAATCCGGAGTTAAAATTACGTCCCGGTATGTTTGTTAAGGCTGATATTATTACTGCACAAAAAGACAGTACCATTGTAATTCCAAAAGAAATTATTATGACCGGCAACCGGGGGAAATATGTTTTTGTTGTGGGGCGTAACAGCACCGCCGAGGATCGTTGGCTGACCATTGGTCTCCAAAACCAGGAGTCGGTTGAAGTACTGGAAGGTTTAAGTGTTAACGACAGGTTGATTATTGACGGGTATGAAACATTGCGCGATCGTTCGAAAGTAAAAGTTATACTTTAGAAAGTGACCGGTAACAAAGAAAATTTATTAGCATGAAGAAATTAACCGAATTTTCTGTCAATTACCCGGTTACAATACTGATGGTCGTTCTGGGAGTTGTCCTCCTGGGATACATCTCGTACGATAAGCTGGGTGTTGACTTGTTCCCCGACTTAAATTCGCCGCGGATTTTTGTCGAAGTCCAGTCCGGAGAGCGGCCCCCGGAAGAAATGGAAAAACAGTTTGTGGAAGATATCGAAGCACTTGCCATTCGCCAGTCCGATGTTATACAGGTCACTTCTGTTTCAAAAGTGGGTTCTGCTCAAATAACCGTGGAGTATGACTGGAATAAAGATATGGATGAGGCTTTTCTCGATTTGCAAAAAGCCTTAAATACACTCACCCAAAATTCCGAAATTGATGAGCTGACAATAACCCAACATGATCCAAATACTTCGCCGGTGATGATTATCGGTTTAACTCATTCTGAAATTAAAGACATGAATGAGTTGCGAAAAGCAGCCGAAAATTATATCCGTAACGAACTGGTTAGGTTGGAAGGTGTTGCCGAGGTTGAACTTTCCGGGG
This genomic interval carries:
- a CDS encoding efflux RND transporter periplasmic adaptor subunit, which codes for MKNIKLLFMLGIVAVIISCNNQSQNTDTELASPVSVENVKLGGIMQFINTTGTANAKSETTLSTEMSGKYRVMTNPQTGRPFKLGDRVKEGQVIVRLEDKEYENSVAIESAKLNLEISEDEYNKQKSLYEKGGVTLYELRNSEVSKTTAQYNYENAQLQLAKMNVVAPFGGVIVDLPYYTAGTLVPSGTEVVSLMSYNKMYLEINLPEKNISDVKIGQEALITNYTLSEDTLIGHISELSPIISTETRTFKGVLEIDNPELKLRPGMFVKADIITAQKDSTIVIPKEIIMTGNRGKYVFVVGRNSTAEDRWLTIGLQNQESVEVLEGLSVNDRLIIDGYETLRDRSKVKVIL